TCCCGCCCAGGTCTTACCCCATGATGAGGCCTGAAAGCCTGCACGGGCCTTGCTCTGGCCGCTGGCACCACAAGGGCCTCGGCCGGCGACCCATTGCCCAGCCTGTCCCCAGGTACGGGACCATGGACAGCGGGACGCGGCGGAAGAATGCCACGCGCGAGACCACCAGCACGCTCAAGGCCTGGTTGCAGGAGCACCGCAAGAACCCCTACCCCACCAAGGGCGAGAAGATCATGCTGGCCATCATCACCAAGATGACCCTCACGCAGGTGTCCACCTGGTTCGCCAATGCGCGCCGGCgcctcaagaaagaaaataagatgacATGGCCGCCAAGGAACAAATGTGCAGACGAGAAGCGACCCTATGCAGAGGGCgaggaggaagaaggggtggaggaggaaACCAGGGAGGAGCCCCTCAAGAGCACCAAGAACGAAGGTGGGTGGGAGTTGGCGATGCCAGGGCTGGGCACGGAGGTCGGGACTCCCTATGCCTTCTTTGGGGTGCTAAGACCTCTAAAGACACTGAATCTGGGGTAGTTAAAGCAAACTGTGAGGGTTTGGGCAGCAAATGAATGAGGTGGCCCTGAGAGGCCCTGAGCCCAGGGGGCCTGCAGTTGGAACTGGGAGCAGGCTTCAAGAAGCCCAAAAGGGGCATCTACAACCTGAGACACGCCCACCCTGAATCTGAGGAGGGACTCCCTGAGTCTCCCGTGTACCCTCCGGGGGGATAGAGAGCATCTGGAGCAGGTGGGAGGTACAAGGAAGGGCTGTGGTGCTTTTCCTAGCTCCAGGGTCTGCCCCATAACCAGGGGCACAGAGCTAGGAAGGACCAGTGGGGTTCTGCTACACACATTCCTCTCTTCCTGCACTGGCCCCTCCCTCTATCCTGTGCAGAGTCCCTGGGCAAAGAGGAGAAGGATCTAGAGCTCACCGACTTGGAGGACTTCGACCCGCTGGAGGGGGAGCCCCATGAGTGCGAGCTGAAGCCGCCCTTCCAGCCCCTGGAAGGCGGTCTGGAGCGCATCCCTGCGGCGCCCGACGGTCCGAGCGCCCCGGGGAAGGAGGCCTCGGGCACCCTGCGGATGCCCCTGGCCGCCGGTGGCGGGACCGCCCTGGACCAAGACATGGAGAGAGCCAGGAGCTGCCTCCGGACCACAGCGGCTGGGCCAGAGCAGCAGCCCGGTGCAGGGGGCGGCTCACAGGCTTGTGAGGCCAAGCTGGGCTTTGCACAGGCTGGGGCCCCGGCGGGCCTGGAGGCCAAGCCGCGCATCTGGTCCCTGGCACACACTGCTACCGCGGCCGCCACTGCCCTGAGCCAGACTGAGTTTCCATCCTGCATGCTCAAGCGTCAAGGCGCTGCGGCCCCTGCGGCCACTTCCTTGGCTCCTGCTTCATCCTCGCCTGCGGCCCCAGCCCCTACTGGTGCCCTGGACAGGCACCAGGACTCCCCGGTAACCAGTCTCAGAAACTGGGTGGATGGGGTCTTTCACGACCCCATTCTCAGGCACAGCACTTTGAACCAGGCCTGGGCCACCGCCAAGGGCGCCCTCCTGGACCCAGGGCCGCTGGGACGCTCGCTGGGGGCAGGCGCCAACGTGTTGACGACACCCTTGGCGCGCACTTTCCCTCCTGCTGCACCCCATGATGCACCGGCCTCAGGTGCAGCCAAGGAGCTGCTGGCCCTCCCGAAGGCCGGAGGCAAGCCCTTCTGCGCCTAACTGGCCCCTGCCcctgagcagaggaggaggagcccATGCTGGGGCTGCAGGCCTGTGGGTCGCAGACTTT
This Canis lupus baileyi chromosome 31, mCanLup2.hap1, whole genome shotgun sequence DNA region includes the following protein-coding sequences:
- the IRX4 gene encoding iroquois-class homeodomain protein IRX-4 isoform X2, translating into MSYPQFGYPYSSAPQFLMTTNSLSTCCESGGRTLAESGPAASAQAPVYCPVYESRLLATARHELNSAAALGVYGGPYGGSQGYGNYVTYGSEASAFYSLNGFDSKDGPGSAHAGLAPAAAAAYYPYEPALGQYPYDRYGTMDSGTRRKNATRETTSTLKAWLQEHRKNPYPTKGEKIMLAIITKMTLTQVSTWFANARRRLKKENKMTWPPRNKCADEKRPYAEGEEEEGVEEETREEPLKSTKNEESLGKEEKDLELTDLEDFDPLEGEPHECELKPPFQPLEGGLERIPAAPDGPSAPGKEASGTLRMPLAAGGGTALDQDMERARSCLRTTAAGPEQQPGAGGGSQACEAKLGFAQAGAPAGLEAKPRIWSLAHTATAAATALSQTEFPSCMLKRQGAAAPAATSLAPASSSPAAPAPTGALDRHQDSPVTSLRNWVDGVFHDPILRHSTLNQAWATAKGALLDPGPLGRSLGAGANVLTTPLARTFPPAAPHDAPASGAAKELLALPKAGGKPFCA
- the IRX4 gene encoding iroquois-class homeodomain protein IRX-4 isoform X1, producing MSYPQFGYPYSSAPQFLMTTNSLSTCCESGGRTLAESGPAASAQAPVYCPVYESRLLATARHELNSAAALGVYGGPYGGSQGYGNYVTYGSEASAFYSLAPGILQNGFDSKDGPGSAHAGLAPAAAAAYYPYEPALGQYPYDRYGTMDSGTRRKNATRETTSTLKAWLQEHRKNPYPTKGEKIMLAIITKMTLTQVSTWFANARRRLKKENKMTWPPRNKCADEKRPYAEGEEEEGVEEETREEPLKSTKNEESLGKEEKDLELTDLEDFDPLEGEPHECELKPPFQPLEGGLERIPAAPDGPSAPGKEASGTLRMPLAAGGGTALDQDMERARSCLRTTAAGPEQQPGAGGGSQACEAKLGFAQAGAPAGLEAKPRIWSLAHTATAAATALSQTEFPSCMLKRQGAAAPAATSLAPASSSPAAPAPTGALDRHQDSPVTSLRNWVDGVFHDPILRHSTLNQAWATAKGALLDPGPLGRSLGAGANVLTTPLARTFPPAAPHDAPASGAAKELLALPKAGGKPFCA